The Struthio camelus isolate bStrCam1 chromosome 5, bStrCam1.hap1, whole genome shotgun sequence genome has a segment encoding these proteins:
- the FBXO34 gene encoding F-box only protein 34 isoform X1: MRSSCRAGLHREPLNATASPFHQVKRVSGMHLKPYLKLQKKERSPEISQDSLRGPPMSHQRATQEEKYTNNCTKLSVFPKPSLVTPSRKPLGIIYPNTMCNMNGKAPADGPSAREKKNALSATIHQGEEGEGPLDVWAVVKPGNTKEKIAFFAAQQCSSSNRLGSMKIKSTWDIDGRAAKRRKKSVDLKKAKIQLERMREANARCSPPEPFACGIEHCSVHYVNDNGDGVFPGRSLSVIEMVAFLEQRASALLVDCAKTCPSASTTRPSAQPKGALSGSDTFSSVGACEVHPEKGTCGSNEQQQSEPVRVLDMVAKLESECLRRQSEREAGSLSRNNSFRRNVGRVLLANGTQAESEAGKVSSEAFGQGESLEDAGVAGARYRGKCGPLDDTELWEGATSARQPFPSGLDTHVGNGNSGLAHAVLAITAGRSDSEMRIEPSRSLPSVCPAAARLLPGSSQSKDVTVDCASNEPVILPKQHVHPARKESLCISISVTKTEKGCRKDKLLNSSSGEDPLPGRLFFLQSDQPAAQEQQPLRESSQEKPEVVAQNEDALESEKSCVRNSVSAEPFALSVPPTEGALQVLDASCLKRQVSHDFLETRFKIQQLLEPQQYMAFLPHHIIVKIFGLLPTRSLVALKCTCYYFKFIIEYYNIRPADSRWVRDPRYREDPCKQCKKKYVKGDVSLCRWHPKPYCQALPYGPGYWMCCHRSQKGIPGCKLGLHDNHWVPACHSFNRAIHKKTRGVGAEAEEEY; encoded by the exons ATGAGGAGTTCCTGCAGAGCTGGCCTCCACAGGGAACCGCTCAACGCCACGGCTTCTCCCTTCCACCAAGTCAAACG ggtTTCTGGTATGCACTTAAAGCCATATCTCAAGTTACAGAAGAAAGAGCGCTCTCCAGAAATAAGCCAGGATTCCCTGAGAGGTCCACCTATGAGCCATCAAAGAGCAacccaagaagaaaaatatactaaCAACTGCACAAAATTGAGCGTTTTCCCAAAACCCTCCCTCGTGACTCCATCTCGAAAGCCTCTGGGAATTATTTATCCGAATACTATGTGCAATATGAATGGGAAAGCTCCAGCAGATGGTCCGAGTGCAAGGGAAAAGAAGAACGCCCTGTCGGCAACGATCCAccagggggaagaaggggaaggccCTCTGGATGTCTGGGCTGTAGTGAAACCTGGCAATACCAAGGAGAAGATTGCTTTCTTTGCAGCCCAGCAGTGCAGTAGCAGCAACCGGTTAGGCTCCATGAAAATTAAAAGCACGTGGGATATTGATGGGAGAGCAGCTAAACGAAGGAAAAAATCGGTAGATCTTAAAAAAGCCAAGATTCAGTTAGAAAGAATGAGGGAGGCGAACGCGAGGTGCTCTCCACCGGAGCCGTTTGCGTGTGGCATTGAGCATTGCTCTGTGCATTACGTTAACGACAACGGCGACGGTGTGTTCCCGGGCCGATCGCTCTCTGTCATAGAGATGGTGGCATTTCTGGAGCAGCGAGCGAGCGCTTTACTGGTGGACTGTGCTAAAACCTGCCCATCCGCTTCTACCACAAGGCCGAGCGCTCAGCCGAAAGGTGCACTCTCCGGTTCAGACACCTTCTCTTCGGTGGGGGCATGTGAGGTCCATCCTGAGAAAGGAACTTGTGGCAGTAACGAGCAGCAGCAGAGTGAGCCTGTGCGCGTGCTGGACATGGTGGCCAAGCTGGAGTCAGAGTGCCTGCGGCGCCAGAGCGAGCGCGAAGCCGGGAGTCTCTCGCGGAACAACAGCTTCCGCAGAAACGTCGGGCGGGTGCTGCTGGCCAACGGCACCCAGGCTGAGAGCGAGGCTGGGAAGGTGTCTTCTGAAGCCTTTGGTCAGGGCGAGAGTTTGGAAGATGCTGGCGTAGCAGGGGCTAGGTACAGAGGAAAGTGTGGCCCTTTGGATGACACGGAGTTATGGGAAGGCGCTACCTCTGCTCGGCAGCCTTTTCCTTCTGGGCTGGATACTCACGTGGGGAATGGGAATTCGGGACTTGCTCACGCAGTGTTGGCAATAACTGCTGGCAGGAGCGATTCTGAAATGCGAATTGAGCCTTCCCGATCTCTCCCATCTGTGTGTCCAGCTGCTGCCAGGTTGCTGCCAGGTTCCTCGCAGAGCAAGGATGTGACTGTTGATTGTGCATCGAATGAGCCTGTGATTCTTCCCAAGCAGCACGTGCATCCTGCTAGGAAGGAGTCCTTATGCATCAGTATATCAGTCACCAAGACTGAGAAAGGGTGCAGGAAAGATAAGCTTTTGAACTCCAGTTCTGGTGAAGATCCACTCCCAGGGAGGTTGTTTTTTCTCCAGTCTGACCAGCCTGCCGCTCAAGAGCAACAGCCGCTGAGGGAAAGTAGCCAAGAAAAGCCAGAAGTAGTAGCCCAAAATGAGGATGCTCTGGAATCTGAGAAATCATGCGTCAGAAACAGCGTCTCTGCAGAGCCATTTGCTCTTTCTGTTCCTCCCACAGAAGGTGCTTTGCAAGTACTTGATGCTTCCTGCTTAAAAAGGCAGGTCTCGCATGACTTTTTGGAGACCAGGTTTAAAATTCAGCAGCTTTTGGAGCCTCAGCAGTATATGGCCTTCCTGCCTCATCACATCATAGTGAAGATCTTTGGATTGCTTCCTACTAGGAGTCTGGTTGCTCTAAAATGTACTTGCTACTACTTCAAATTTATCATTGAATACTACAACATAAGGCCGGCAGATTCCCGCTGGGTCCGCGATCCCCGCTACAGAGAAGATCCTTGCAAGCAGTGCAAGAAGAAGTACGTGAAAGGGGATGTATCGCTGTGCCGGTGGCATCCTAAACCATACTGTCAAGCTTTACCGTATGGGCCCGGGTATTGGATGTGCTGTCACAGGTCTCAGAAGGGCATCCCCGGCTGTAAGCTAGGTCTTCATGACAATCATTGGGTTCCTGCCTGCCACAGCTTTAACCGCGCTATTCATAAGAAAACCAGAGGAGTGGGAGCTGAAGCGGAAGAGGAATACTAG
- the FBXO34 gene encoding F-box only protein 34 isoform X2, with the protein MHLKPYLKLQKKERSPEISQDSLRGPPMSHQRATQEEKYTNNCTKLSVFPKPSLVTPSRKPLGIIYPNTMCNMNGKAPADGPSAREKKNALSATIHQGEEGEGPLDVWAVVKPGNTKEKIAFFAAQQCSSSNRLGSMKIKSTWDIDGRAAKRRKKSVDLKKAKIQLERMREANARCSPPEPFACGIEHCSVHYVNDNGDGVFPGRSLSVIEMVAFLEQRASALLVDCAKTCPSASTTRPSAQPKGALSGSDTFSSVGACEVHPEKGTCGSNEQQQSEPVRVLDMVAKLESECLRRQSEREAGSLSRNNSFRRNVGRVLLANGTQAESEAGKVSSEAFGQGESLEDAGVAGARYRGKCGPLDDTELWEGATSARQPFPSGLDTHVGNGNSGLAHAVLAITAGRSDSEMRIEPSRSLPSVCPAAARLLPGSSQSKDVTVDCASNEPVILPKQHVHPARKESLCISISVTKTEKGCRKDKLLNSSSGEDPLPGRLFFLQSDQPAAQEQQPLRESSQEKPEVVAQNEDALESEKSCVRNSVSAEPFALSVPPTEGALQVLDASCLKRQVSHDFLETRFKIQQLLEPQQYMAFLPHHIIVKIFGLLPTRSLVALKCTCYYFKFIIEYYNIRPADSRWVRDPRYREDPCKQCKKKYVKGDVSLCRWHPKPYCQALPYGPGYWMCCHRSQKGIPGCKLGLHDNHWVPACHSFNRAIHKKTRGVGAEAEEEY; encoded by the coding sequence ATGCACTTAAAGCCATATCTCAAGTTACAGAAGAAAGAGCGCTCTCCAGAAATAAGCCAGGATTCCCTGAGAGGTCCACCTATGAGCCATCAAAGAGCAacccaagaagaaaaatatactaaCAACTGCACAAAATTGAGCGTTTTCCCAAAACCCTCCCTCGTGACTCCATCTCGAAAGCCTCTGGGAATTATTTATCCGAATACTATGTGCAATATGAATGGGAAAGCTCCAGCAGATGGTCCGAGTGCAAGGGAAAAGAAGAACGCCCTGTCGGCAACGATCCAccagggggaagaaggggaaggccCTCTGGATGTCTGGGCTGTAGTGAAACCTGGCAATACCAAGGAGAAGATTGCTTTCTTTGCAGCCCAGCAGTGCAGTAGCAGCAACCGGTTAGGCTCCATGAAAATTAAAAGCACGTGGGATATTGATGGGAGAGCAGCTAAACGAAGGAAAAAATCGGTAGATCTTAAAAAAGCCAAGATTCAGTTAGAAAGAATGAGGGAGGCGAACGCGAGGTGCTCTCCACCGGAGCCGTTTGCGTGTGGCATTGAGCATTGCTCTGTGCATTACGTTAACGACAACGGCGACGGTGTGTTCCCGGGCCGATCGCTCTCTGTCATAGAGATGGTGGCATTTCTGGAGCAGCGAGCGAGCGCTTTACTGGTGGACTGTGCTAAAACCTGCCCATCCGCTTCTACCACAAGGCCGAGCGCTCAGCCGAAAGGTGCACTCTCCGGTTCAGACACCTTCTCTTCGGTGGGGGCATGTGAGGTCCATCCTGAGAAAGGAACTTGTGGCAGTAACGAGCAGCAGCAGAGTGAGCCTGTGCGCGTGCTGGACATGGTGGCCAAGCTGGAGTCAGAGTGCCTGCGGCGCCAGAGCGAGCGCGAAGCCGGGAGTCTCTCGCGGAACAACAGCTTCCGCAGAAACGTCGGGCGGGTGCTGCTGGCCAACGGCACCCAGGCTGAGAGCGAGGCTGGGAAGGTGTCTTCTGAAGCCTTTGGTCAGGGCGAGAGTTTGGAAGATGCTGGCGTAGCAGGGGCTAGGTACAGAGGAAAGTGTGGCCCTTTGGATGACACGGAGTTATGGGAAGGCGCTACCTCTGCTCGGCAGCCTTTTCCTTCTGGGCTGGATACTCACGTGGGGAATGGGAATTCGGGACTTGCTCACGCAGTGTTGGCAATAACTGCTGGCAGGAGCGATTCTGAAATGCGAATTGAGCCTTCCCGATCTCTCCCATCTGTGTGTCCAGCTGCTGCCAGGTTGCTGCCAGGTTCCTCGCAGAGCAAGGATGTGACTGTTGATTGTGCATCGAATGAGCCTGTGATTCTTCCCAAGCAGCACGTGCATCCTGCTAGGAAGGAGTCCTTATGCATCAGTATATCAGTCACCAAGACTGAGAAAGGGTGCAGGAAAGATAAGCTTTTGAACTCCAGTTCTGGTGAAGATCCACTCCCAGGGAGGTTGTTTTTTCTCCAGTCTGACCAGCCTGCCGCTCAAGAGCAACAGCCGCTGAGGGAAAGTAGCCAAGAAAAGCCAGAAGTAGTAGCCCAAAATGAGGATGCTCTGGAATCTGAGAAATCATGCGTCAGAAACAGCGTCTCTGCAGAGCCATTTGCTCTTTCTGTTCCTCCCACAGAAGGTGCTTTGCAAGTACTTGATGCTTCCTGCTTAAAAAGGCAGGTCTCGCATGACTTTTTGGAGACCAGGTTTAAAATTCAGCAGCTTTTGGAGCCTCAGCAGTATATGGCCTTCCTGCCTCATCACATCATAGTGAAGATCTTTGGATTGCTTCCTACTAGGAGTCTGGTTGCTCTAAAATGTACTTGCTACTACTTCAAATTTATCATTGAATACTACAACATAAGGCCGGCAGATTCCCGCTGGGTCCGCGATCCCCGCTACAGAGAAGATCCTTGCAAGCAGTGCAAGAAGAAGTACGTGAAAGGGGATGTATCGCTGTGCCGGTGGCATCCTAAACCATACTGTCAAGCTTTACCGTATGGGCCCGGGTATTGGATGTGCTGTCACAGGTCTCAGAAGGGCATCCCCGGCTGTAAGCTAGGTCTTCATGACAATCATTGGGTTCCTGCCTGCCACAGCTTTAACCGCGCTATTCATAAGAAAACCAGAGGAGTGGGAGCTGAAGCGGAAGAGGAATACTAG